In Pseudomonadota bacterium, a single genomic region encodes these proteins:
- a CDS encoding thioredoxin domain-containing protein: MNRLANEKSAYLQHASHQKIDWYPWSEEAFERAERENKPVFLSSGAIWCHWCHVMAKECFEDEEVARLLNEYFIPVKLDRDQRPDIDRRYQQALAAMGVNGGWPLSMFLTHDKKPFYGGTYFPPDEGFGRPGFKAILLAISRLYREKKDEAIGYGEKYIEFLKNQVTVSGEGFDKSMLDEAEEKMLSGMDRLHGGFGSAPKFAMSGALEFLIHRYFFRKDEALGSAIEKTLTSMADGGIHDQLGGGFHRYSTDMVWAIPHFEKMADDNAWLLRNYTDAYCIFGDNYFKEVAEGIITFLRRELSHPDGGFYASQDADVTPDDEGGYFLWRDEDFKNLLTAEEYKVLSLYFLHQKGAMRHDASKMVLHITEGTGELAKKLDMEERDVKRILLSGKQRLLKERGGRQKPVIDRAMYTSLNGMLISAFLKAYRALGDESVKEFAIMSLNRISKTNVFDGKPFHSEGVEAFLDDYVNFIDALISAYEVSGDKNYLDQADLYMGQCVGKFWDKRDGGFFDTEGEVIGMRLKGVEDTPHPSANSTGIICLIKLSLMLGRDEYMRYAESALTHFALVARTMGIHGGYYFCALDAYFHMTKLDVIPIRIQR; this comes from the coding sequence ATGAATCGATTAGCAAATGAAAAATCTGCATATCTTCAGCATGCATCCCACCAGAAGATAGACTGGTATCCCTGGTCCGAAGAGGCATTCGAGAGGGCGGAAAGGGAAAATAAACCGGTTTTTTTAAGCTCCGGGGCAATATGGTGCCACTGGTGCCATGTTATGGCAAAGGAATGCTTTGAAGATGAAGAGGTGGCAAGACTGCTCAACGAATATTTTATTCCCGTAAAGCTTGATCGGGACCAAAGGCCCGACATAGACAGGAGATACCAGCAGGCCCTTGCTGCCATGGGCGTAAATGGAGGCTGGCCGCTCAGCATGTTTCTCACCCACGACAAAAAACCCTTTTATGGCGGCACTTACTTTCCGCCCGATGAAGGCTTCGGAAGACCCGGGTTTAAAGCCATACTGCTGGCAATAAGCCGGTTATACAGGGAAAAGAAAGACGAAGCAATCGGGTATGGTGAAAAATATATCGAATTTCTTAAAAATCAGGTCACAGTATCCGGCGAAGGCTTTGACAAGTCCATGCTTGACGAGGCGGAGGAGAAGATGCTCTCAGGTATGGACCGCCTCCATGGGGGGTTTGGGAGCGCCCCCAAGTTCGCCATGTCCGGTGCGCTGGAGTTTCTCATTCACAGGTATTTTTTCCGCAAGGACGAAGCCCTTGGGAGCGCTATTGAAAAAACGCTTACCTCAATGGCAGATGGCGGTATTCATGACCAACTTGGCGGTGGATTTCACCGGTATTCTACGGATATGGTGTGGGCTATCCCGCATTTCGAAAAAATGGCCGATGATAATGCATGGCTTCTAAGGAACTATACCGATGCGTATTGCATCTTCGGGGATAATTATTTTAAAGAGGTGGCAGAAGGCATCATTACCTTTTTGAGACGTGAGCTTTCGCATCCGGATGGCGGTTTTTATGCAAGTCAGGATGCCGACGTTACCCCTGACGATGAGGGGGGATATTTCCTCTGGCGGGATGAAGATTTTAAGAACCTCCTGACTGCTGAGGAGTATAAAGTCCTTTCTCTGTATTTCCTCCATCAAAAGGGGGCAATGCGCCACGATGCTTCAAAAATGGTGCTCCATATCACAGAGGGAACAGGGGAACTTGCAAAAAAACTGGATATGGAGGAAAGAGACGTTAAAAGGATTCTCTTAAGTGGAAAACAAAGGCTTTTGAAAGAGAGGGGGGGAAGGCAGAAACCCGTTATAGACAGAGCAATGTATACGTCTCTGAACGGAATGCTCATATCTGCATTCCTGAAGGCATACAGGGCGCTTGGCGACGAAAGCGTCAAAGAATTTGCCATCATGAGCCTTAACAGGATTTCAAAAACAAATGTTTTCGATGGAAAGCCCTTCCATTCAGAAGGGGTGGAAGCCTTCCTTGACGATTATGTAAATTTTATCGATGCGCTGATCAGCGCCTATGAGGTAAGCGGGGACAAGAACTATCTGGATCAGGCCGATCTGTATATGGGGCAATGTGTCGGGAAATTTTGGGATAAAAGGGATGGCGGATTTTTCGACACAGAAGGCGAAGTTATCGGCATGCGGTTAAAGGGCGTTGAAGACACCCCTCATCCTTCAGCAAACTCCACTGGTATCATTTGCCTTATAAAACTCTCATTAATGCTTGGAAGAGATGAATATATGCGATATGCGGAATCAGCTTTGACGCACTTTGCATTAGTGGCAAGGACAATGGGTATCCATGGAGGTTATTATTTCTGTGCTCTGGATGCCTACTTCCATATGACCAAACTCGATGTAATACCAATTCGGATTCAAAGATAG
- a CDS encoding radical SAM protein, producing MAQREYPLRMVAWELTRNCNLNCIHCRAAATLGPHTGELSTGQCKNILDDISSFASPTIILTGGEPLMRDDIFDIIEYGSEKGLRLVIAINGTLLDKAKGKKLKAKGIKRVSMSLDGKDRMSHDSFRGVDGSFNAVMEASGILANEGLPFQINTTVTRLNVDDLEHIYNVVKSSGACAWHIFLLVPVGRGEGLKGKELDAEMYENILEWLYGIEKKNEIEIKVTCAPHYYRIVKEKGDSPKSAGCLAGKSFMFISHRGIAQPCGYLEVPSGDVQQNGVKDVWMNSPVFNQLRDLSQYKGKCGTCRYLKICSGCRARAYESCGDMMEAEPFCTYSGA from the coding sequence ATGGCTCAAAGAGAATACCCTCTGAGAATGGTTGCGTGGGAGCTTACGAGGAACTGCAATCTCAATTGCATCCACTGCAGGGCTGCCGCAACCCTTGGGCCACATACAGGTGAACTGAGCACCGGCCAATGCAAAAACATCCTCGACGACATAAGTAGTTTCGCTTCGCCTACCATTATCCTTACAGGCGGGGAACCCCTCATGAGGGACGATATATTCGACATTATAGAGTATGGGAGTGAGAAGGGCTTACGGCTTGTTATAGCAATCAACGGAACACTGCTTGATAAGGCGAAAGGCAAAAAGTTGAAGGCAAAAGGGATAAAGAGGGTGAGCATGAGTCTTGACGGAAAAGACAGGATGAGCCATGACTCATTCAGAGGCGTTGACGGCTCATTCAACGCTGTGATGGAAGCGTCAGGGATACTCGCGAACGAGGGACTCCCTTTTCAAATTAATACCACTGTTACACGCCTCAATGTTGACGACCTTGAACATATATATAATGTTGTAAAATCTAGTGGCGCCTGTGCCTGGCACATATTTCTCCTTGTACCGGTGGGAAGGGGGGAAGGATTGAAGGGCAAAGAGCTCGATGCGGAGATGTACGAAAACATACTGGAATGGCTCTATGGGATCGAAAAGAAAAACGAAATTGAGATAAAAGTAACCTGTGCGCCACACTATTACAGGATTGTGAAAGAAAAGGGCGATTCGCCGAAGAGTGCGGGCTGCCTGGCCGGGAAAAGTTTTATGTTCATCTCCCACAGGGGTATTGCTCAGCCATGCGGTTACCTGGAGGTCCCCTCAGGCGATGTGCAGCAGAATGGAGTCAAAGATGTCTGGATGAATTCTCCGGTCTTTAACCAGTTGAGAGACCTGTCACAGTATAAAGGCAAATGCGGCACATGCAGATACCTTAAAATCTGTAGCGGTTGCCGGGCAAGGGCCTATGAATCCTGTGGGGATATGATGGAAGCTGAACCGTTCTGCACATACAGCGGCGCGTGA
- the hemB gene encoding porphobilinogen synthase: MKFPEYRPRRLRKNEKLRGLIQETDLSTKHLVYPLFVKEMTQAKVPIPSMPDVYQFSVEGLLKEVEDVISHALPAILLFGIPENKDETGSGAYDENGIVQKATRKIKKLFGDDILVVTDVCMCEYTSHGHCGIIKNGYVDNDETLKLLAKSALSHVEAGADMVAPSDMMDGRVKAIRELLDSNDYNTIPIMSYAAKYASCLYGPFRDAAESPPQFGDRRAYQMDPPNQREALREIQLDIEEGADIIMVKPALFYLDVLSMAKQTFNIPLAAYSVSGEYSMIKLAASKNYFDYKRTVLEFMTGIRRAGADIIITYFAKDIAGWLKENTL, encoded by the coding sequence ATGAAATTTCCTGAATACAGACCGAGAAGATTGAGAAAGAATGAGAAATTAAGAGGGTTGATCCAGGAAACAGACCTCTCGACAAAACATCTGGTCTACCCCTTGTTTGTCAAAGAAATGACCCAGGCGAAGGTGCCCATCCCTTCCATGCCGGACGTGTACCAGTTTTCCGTGGAGGGGTTACTGAAAGAGGTCGAGGATGTTATAAGTCATGCTCTGCCGGCAATCCTCCTCTTCGGTATCCCGGAAAACAAGGATGAAACAGGAAGCGGCGCTTATGATGAGAACGGTATTGTTCAGAAGGCAACAAGAAAAATAAAAAAGCTTTTCGGTGATGACATCCTTGTCGTAACCGATGTGTGCATGTGTGAATATACAAGCCATGGCCACTGTGGCATAATAAAAAACGGTTACGTTGACAACGACGAAACCCTTAAACTCCTTGCGAAGAGCGCCCTTTCGCATGTTGAGGCAGGCGCTGATATGGTCGCCCCATCGGATATGATGGACGGGAGGGTAAAGGCAATACGGGAGTTGCTGGACAGTAATGATTATAACACTATTCCCATCATGAGCTATGCGGCCAAATACGCTTCGTGCCTCTATGGTCCATTTCGTGATGCCGCCGAATCTCCACCCCAGTTTGGTGACAGAAGGGCCTATCAGATGGACCCCCCCAACCAGAGGGAGGCATTAAGAGAGATACAACTGGACATTGAAGAGGGTGCAGATATTATTATGGTAAAACCTGCCCTTTTCTACCTCGATGTATTGTCAATGGCAAAACAGACATTCAACATACCACTGGCAGCCTATTCGGTAAGCGGCGAGTATTCAATGATCAAGCTCGCGGCCTCAAAAAACTATTTTGATTATAAAAGGACAGTTCTCGAATTCATGACCGGCATAAGGCGTGCCGGCGCAGACATCATCATCACCTATTTTGCAAAGGATATAGCGGGATGGCTCAAAGAGAATACCCTCTGA
- the ahbC gene encoding 12,18-didecarboxysiroheme deacetylase codes for MIGISKLYCGAVEASDPLRYGRDSRKLPSHLLQFSADKKPVVVWNMTKRCNLKCVHCYARAENETYKGNELSTDEGKRLIDDLADFGVPVILFSGGEPVLREDLPELIGYAVKKGLRAVISTNGTLITEEKAKQFARYALSYIGISLDGTGQINDAFRGAKGAFDRAIAGVRNAKKAGIKVGLRFTINKRNYDEIPKIFDIIEAEEIPRVCFYHLVYAGRGSKLINEDISHEESRKIVDYIMDRTKVFFDRGKPLEVLTVDNHADGPYVYLRLLEEDKKRAAEVYELLMMNEGNASGVGIACVDEEGNVHADQFWRHYNFGNVREKPFSEIWMDTNNELMARLKEKKKHVKGRCTRCRWLNICGGNFRVRAEAATGDVWAEDPQCYLTEEEISG; via the coding sequence ATGATCGGGATTTCAAAACTTTATTGCGGTGCCGTTGAGGCATCTGACCCGTTGCGGTACGGAAGGGATTCCCGGAAACTCCCGTCCCACCTCCTTCAATTTTCCGCAGACAAGAAGCCCGTTGTGGTCTGGAACATGACAAAACGGTGTAATCTGAAGTGTGTCCACTGTTATGCACGTGCCGAGAACGAGACCTACAAAGGGAATGAATTATCAACCGATGAAGGAAAACGATTAATTGATGACCTCGCTGATTTTGGTGTGCCGGTCATCCTTTTTTCCGGTGGAGAGCCTGTTCTCAGGGAGGATTTACCGGAATTGATCGGTTATGCGGTTAAAAAAGGATTAAGGGCTGTCATTTCCACAAACGGCACCCTCATTACTGAAGAAAAGGCAAAACAGTTTGCACGGTATGCACTATCATACATAGGCATCAGTCTGGATGGAACAGGTCAGATAAATGACGCCTTCAGGGGCGCCAAAGGCGCCTTTGACCGTGCAATCGCAGGGGTGAGAAATGCGAAAAAGGCCGGCATAAAAGTGGGGTTGCGCTTTACCATAAATAAAAGAAACTATGATGAAATTCCTAAGATTTTTGACATTATCGAAGCGGAAGAGATTCCGCGGGTCTGCTTCTATCATCTTGTCTATGCAGGAAGAGGGTCAAAACTTATCAATGAGGATATATCGCACGAAGAATCACGAAAAATTGTAGACTACATCATGGACAGGACAAAGGTATTTTTCGACAGGGGAAAGCCTCTTGAAGTCCTTACCGTTGATAATCATGCGGATGGGCCCTATGTATATCTGAGACTACTGGAAGAAGATAAGAAAAGGGCTGCAGAGGTCTATGAATTGCTCATGATGAACGAGGGGAATGCATCGGGTGTGGGGATTGCATGCGTGGATGAGGAAGGAAATGTCCACGCAGACCAGTTCTGGAGACATTACAACTTTGGGAACGTGCGCGAAAAACCCTTCAGCGAAATCTGGATGGACACGAATAATGAGTTGATGGCAAGGCTCAAGGAAAAGAAAAAGCATGTTAAGGGGAGGTGCACACGGTGCAGATGGCTCAATATCTGCGGCGGTAATTTCAGGGTAAGGGCAGAGGCGGCAACAGGGGATGTGTGGGCAGAAGATCCCCAGTGCTATCTGACGGAAGAAGAAATAAGCGGTTAG
- the hcp gene encoding hydroxylamine reductase, translating into MFCYQCEQTAKGEGCTKVGVCGKQPDVAALQDLLVYTLAELSFYAAEGRKVAVVDREADVFTIEALFATLTNVDFDPARFVALINRAVALRDTLKETVKAAGGKAELPAGQSRFKPEATLEGLIRQGEGVAIQPDSSNPDITSLKHTLLFGLKGVAAYTYHAQILGQEDNAVYAFIHEALVAIFKKAPDLNEALSLVLKCGEINLRAMELLDAANTGAYGHPVPTKVPLGAKKGKAVLVSGHDLKDLEEILKQTEGKGIYVYTHGEMLPAHGYPGLKKYSHFYGHYGTAWQNQHKEFAGFPGAILMTTNCIQKPNDSYKDNIFTLGTVGWPNVTHISNHNYTPAIEKALAMPGFLEDVNGKSVMVGFARNTVMGVAGAVIEAVKNKAIRHFFLVAGCDGAKPGRNYYTEFVEKVPEDCIVLTLACGKFRFFDKDLGNIGGIPRLLDIGQCNDAYSAIQIAVALSKAFNVSVNDLPLSLVLSWYEQKAVAILLTLLYLGIKNIRLGPSLPAFVTSNVLDVLVKNFGIKPITTPDEDLKAILG; encoded by the coding sequence ATGTTTTGTTATCAATGTGAACAGACGGCGAAAGGTGAAGGATGTACAAAGGTAGGGGTCTGCGGGAAACAGCCTGATGTTGCGGCACTCCAGGACCTCCTTGTATATACCCTGGCTGAACTTTCTTTTTACGCTGCAGAAGGAAGAAAGGTGGCGGTTGTTGATCGTGAAGCGGATGTTTTTACGATTGAAGCGCTCTTTGCTACACTTACAAATGTCGATTTTGACCCCGCACGTTTTGTAGCGCTTATTAACCGTGCGGTTGCTTTAAGGGATACGCTCAAAGAAACGGTAAAGGCGGCAGGCGGAAAGGCAGAATTACCGGCAGGTCAAAGCCGGTTCAAGCCTGAAGCTACTCTCGAAGGGCTGATCAGGCAGGGAGAAGGCGTGGCAATACAACCTGACAGCTCAAACCCGGATATTACATCGCTGAAACATACACTCCTGTTTGGTCTCAAGGGTGTCGCAGCCTATACATACCATGCGCAGATCCTCGGACAGGAAGACAATGCCGTCTATGCCTTTATCCACGAAGCGCTGGTTGCCATCTTTAAAAAGGCGCCTGACCTCAATGAGGCCCTTTCTCTTGTTCTAAAATGCGGTGAGATAAATCTGAGAGCTATGGAGCTTCTGGATGCAGCCAATACCGGTGCATACGGTCACCCCGTTCCCACTAAAGTTCCCCTTGGAGCAAAGAAGGGAAAGGCTGTTCTCGTTTCCGGCCATGATCTCAAGGATCTGGAAGAAATCCTCAAACAGACTGAAGGGAAGGGGATATACGTGTATACTCACGGTGAAATGTTGCCTGCCCACGGCTATCCGGGCCTCAAGAAATATTCCCACTTTTATGGACACTACGGTACTGCATGGCAGAACCAGCATAAAGAATTTGCCGGTTTTCCCGGTGCGATCCTTATGACCACGAACTGTATTCAGAAACCGAACGATTCGTATAAAGACAATATTTTTACGCTGGGAACCGTAGGGTGGCCCAATGTAACCCACATATCAAATCACAATTATACACCAGCCATTGAAAAGGCCCTTGCCATGCCAGGCTTCCTGGAGGATGTGAACGGTAAATCGGTCATGGTCGGGTTCGCAAGGAATACGGTAATGGGTGTAGCCGGTGCAGTAATAGAAGCGGTGAAAAACAAAGCCATACGTCATTTTTTCCTCGTAGCAGGCTGTGATGGCGCAAAACCGGGAAGAAATTATTACACCGAATTCGTTGAAAAGGTCCCGGAAGACTGTATCGTCCTTACCCTTGCATGTGGAAAATTCCGTTTCTTCGATAAAGACCTCGGTAACATCGGCGGCATCCCGAGGCTTCTCGACATCGGTCAGTGCAATGATGCCTATTCAGCGATACAGATTGCCGTTGCCCTCTCAAAGGCCTTTAATGTAAGCGTCAACGACCTTCCTCTCTCGCTTGTTCTCTCGTGGTATGAACAGAAGGCCGTGGCAATTTTACTGACCCTTCTGTACCTTGGTATTAAGAATATACGTCTTGGACCATCGTTACCGGCATTTGTAACATCGAATGTACTGGATGTGCTGGTGAAAAACTTCGGCATAAAACCGATTACCACCCCCGATGAAGACCTGAAGGCGATATTGGGATAA
- a CDS encoding 4Fe-4S binding protein yields the protein MKTKRNIIEIDEEKCNGCGQCVSACAEGAIQLVNGKAKLVSENYCDGLAACLGECPEGALKIVERDADTFDPEAVEQYLEKQGSGVIRKRGSRVQGFKGKRQGNSPTVFNSKLRTQNSELNLPCGCPSTHLQTFASPCEAANRPVQHADVDSALTHWPVQIKLVPPAAPFLKGADLLIAADCTPVAYPSFHNDFLKGKTVLMGCPKFDDTEEYINKFAEIFRIADIKSITALIMEVPCCSKMPFLIQQGMALAGKKHPMEIVVISVQGKILKKEKL from the coding sequence ATGAAAACGAAAAGAAACATAATTGAGATTGACGAAGAGAAATGTAACGGTTGTGGCCAGTGTGTATCGGCCTGTGCCGAGGGGGCAATTCAACTGGTTAATGGCAAGGCAAAGCTTGTATCGGAAAATTACTGTGATGGACTTGCGGCCTGTTTAGGGGAGTGCCCCGAAGGCGCCCTTAAAATTGTAGAACGCGACGCTGATACCTTCGATCCCGAAGCGGTTGAACAATACCTGGAAAAACAGGGGTCAGGGGTCATACGGAAGAGGGGTTCAAGGGTTCAAGGGTTTAAGGGGAAGAGGCAAGGGAATTCCCCGACAGTTTTTAACTCAAAACTCAGAACTCAAAACTCAGAACTGAATTTACCATGCGGTTGTCCTTCTACCCACCTCCAGACGTTTGCCTCACCCTGCGAAGCGGCAAACCGGCCCGTTCAACATGCAGACGTGGACTCTGCCCTTACCCACTGGCCTGTTCAGATCAAGCTTGTACCACCCGCCGCACCGTTCCTCAAGGGGGCCGATCTTCTTATTGCCGCAGACTGTACTCCTGTAGCATATCCCAGCTTTCACAATGATTTCTTAAAAGGGAAAACCGTATTAATGGGATGCCCGAAGTTTGATGATACTGAGGAATATATCAATAAATTTGCAGAGATTTTCAGGATAGCCGATATAAAAAGCATCACTGCCTTGATTATGGAAGTGCCATGTTGTTCAAAGATGCCCTTCCTCATTCAACAGGGCATGGCGCTTGCCGGAAAAAAACATCCCATGGAAATTGTTGTTATAAGCGTACAGGGGAAGATTCTGAAAAAGGAAAAATTGTAA
- a CDS encoding EF-hand domain-containing protein gives MKKVLMVVFVLFISIAFVSTVFAQAKPAAAPEKAAPAPEKAKPAPEKAAPAAEKAAPAPEKAEAKADKPADKPKPKPKPAGYYGEVTNVDVAAKTLTVKDKKDAVTFDIAKATFKGYKDANEIKVGDKVAAKYTKDGINVKKIAAAKPAKEKKEKPAAKKKGFKDIDANKDGKITIEELTIVFVNVTPEMFKAMDKNGDGALDEKEFKDASKVLK, from the coding sequence ATGAAGAAAGTCTTAATGGTTGTGTTTGTATTATTCATCAGTATTGCTTTCGTATCAACAGTTTTTGCACAGGCAAAACCAGCGGCGGCACCCGAAAAAGCAGCTCCTGCACCGGAGAAGGCAAAACCGGCACCGGAGAAAGCAGCGCCTGCAGCGGAGAAGGCAGCACCTGCCCCTGAAAAGGCAGAGGCAAAAGCTGACAAACCGGCGGATAAACCAAAACCCAAACCAAAACCAGCAGGGTATTATGGTGAAGTAACAAATGTTGATGTTGCAGCAAAAACCCTTACAGTGAAAGATAAGAAGGATGCTGTCACGTTCGACATAGCGAAAGCCACATTTAAAGGTTACAAAGATGCTAACGAAATTAAGGTGGGTGACAAGGTTGCTGCCAAGTACACAAAAGATGGCATTAATGTAAAGAAAATAGCTGCTGCAAAACCGGCAAAGGAAAAGAAAGAAAAACCTGCAGCAAAGAAAAAAGGATTCAAGGACATTGATGCAAATAAGGACGGGAAGATAACTATTGAAGAATTAACAATTGTCTTTGTCAATGTCACCCCGGAAATGTTCAAAGCAATGGACAAGAATGGTGACGGCGCCCTCGATGAAAAAGAATTTAAAGATGCATCAAAGGTATTAAAGTAG